Genomic window (Paenibacillus sp. PK3_47):
CGCAGTCCTGGAAACGATCGAGCAGCTCAATTACACGCGCAATATGAACGCTGTCCATCTGATAACCGGACGTACCGGAGCGGTCGCTGTGGTTCTCCCCTACATCAATTACTTTTATTTCTCCATCGTGATGGACGGTGTGGCCCGTGAAGCGCTGCTCAGCCAGTACCGGCTTATTCTCTGCCAGACCAACTATTCAACTGAAGCTGAAATCAAGGTACTCGAAATGCTGCGCAATAAGGAAATCGACGGCGTAGTCATTATATCAACGGCACTTCAGCCGGAAGTCATAGAGGAATATACCGTTTACGGCCCGATTGTTACCTGTCAGGATAGCGGCGAACGCGGTTACTCCTCTGTATATATTGAGCATTATGCCGCTTTCCGCCACGGCCTGCAGTATCTGCTGGACAAGGGTTACCGTAAAATCGGATACTGTGAGGGAAGGCAGAACGGCAGCAGCGCGGTGATCCGGCAATCCGCCTTCCGGGATTTTCATGACGAGAACGGTCTCCGGTTCCAGGACGAATGGCTGGTCTATGACTGTATCACTGAAGAATCAGGCGCTGCGGTGGCACGTTCGTTGCTTGAAATGAAGGAGCGTCCGGAAGCGTTTATTATTACCGGTGACCATGTGGCCGCAGGGCTTATTATAGAAGCCAGGAAACATGGACTGAGGATACCCGGGGATCTGGCCGTTTTGAGTTTTGACAACCAGCCGATCGGCCGGCTGCTGGATATCACTACGATCGATAACCAGCTTAATGAAATGGGAGCCGAAGCCTTCCGTATCATTCACGGGCAAATTAACAATGACTGCAACAGCCCCGTATACCGCAAGCTCGACTACCGGATTATTGAACGCGGTACGGTGTGACTGAGGAGAGCCGGCCGGCGCTCCTGGGCAAAAATCTGAAATTAGCAGCAAATTGCAGAGCTAAAAGATGACTTCACAAGAAGCAGAGCAGCAGTTCTTCCTGTACGGGAGGGGTGCTGCTTTTTTTGGCCCACCCGGGATTAACGGATCCTGTGTCCGTTAGCTTCCGCAGCACCCAAGCCCAGCCTCAGCTCCCTGGATATTTTTTTGGTAAATCCCCCTTGCATCCCTCCGCTTAATGCTCTATTCTATTAGTGAAAATAATTTTCTTATAAATAAAAATTTTGTTAAAAATATTTTCAATAAAATAAACTATCCTATACTGCCTAAAAAGCTACAAAGAAAGGTGACCCTCATGTCCCCCATTCTGCATGCCCTGGAGCACGACAAAAACAAACTCTCCCAAATGGAGCAGCGGCTGGCCGAGCGAATTCTGGCATCACCGGCAGATATTATCCATATGGGAATCACGGAGCTTGCGGAGCAATGCGGTGTAAGTCCGGCTACGGTTACACGTTTTTGCAAAGTGCTGCATTTCAGGGGCTTTCCTGATTTCAAGGTTAAGCTCGCCGCTGAAATTGCCCACAGCGATGCCTCACCCCAGGATGGCGGCACATCGTATCAGGACATCGTCGCCGGCAATCCGCTGTCTGTAATTGTGGAGGCGATGCAGAACAACCATTTGGCCTCCATCCGCGATACGACTTCACTGCTTGACCTGGAGCAGCTGCAGGCGGCCGTTCATTTACTGTGCCGGGCACGGCGGGTCGACCTCTACGGGATGGCAACCTCTTCCATCGTCGCGCAGGACTTCTACCAGAAGCTCGTCCGCATCGGTGTAAACTGTACGGCTTTTGCCGATTCGCATATGCAGATTACTTCCGCCTCTTCACTGTCGAAGGACGATGTCGCCTTTGCCGTCTCCTACTCCGGAGAAACCCCGGAGACGATCGATGCCCTGAGCTGTGCAGCAGCCAGCGGTGCGGCCACCATTTCACTGACGTCCTATGGAAGCAGTTCACTTGCCTCACTGGCCGATATCCCGCTGTTCTCCTCATCGCTTGAGCAGGGGATGCGCCGCGGGGATATGGCTTCGCGGATTGCGCAGCTGCATATTATTGATATTTTGTTCACCGGAATGGTTAGTACGCGGTTTGGGGATTTTATTCCCAAGCTGGAGCAATCTTATCTGAATGTCCAACATTACCGTCATAAAAGGGGAGGCCAATCGTAATGAACATTTTAAAATTCCGCAGTGAAGAAGACTTTGCACAGACCGGAGCCAATCTTATTGCCAGTCTGCTGCAGAGCAATCCCAAAGCCGTGCTCGGCCTGGCTACCGGAAGCTCTCCCGTCGGCGTCTATGCCAAGCTCGTGGAAATGCACCGCAAGGGCATCGTCAGCTTCGCCAAAGCCTCTTCTTATAATCTGGATGAATATGTCGGTCTGCCTGAAGATCATCCGCAAAGCTACCGCAGCTTCATGAACCAGCATCTGTTCAATCATATCGATATTGACCTTGCCCGTACCCATGTTCCTGACGGCAACGCGCCGGATCTGGAAGCGGAATGCCGGGCCTATGACCGGATGCTGGATGACAATGGTCCGGTGGATCTGCAGATTCTCGGCATCGGAAGCAACGGCCATATCGGCTTCAATGAACCGGATGCCAGCCTCAGCAGCGGCACGCATGTAGTCGATCTGCTGGAAGAAACGCGTGAAGCCAATGCCCGCTTCTTCGCAAGGCTTGCGGATGTGCCCCGCCAGGCGGTTACCATGGGAATCGGCGGTATCCTCAAAGCCCGGCAGATCGTACTGCTGGTACGCGGCGAGGAAAAGGCCGAAGCGGTTAAAAATGCGCTGGAGGGCCCGATTACGACACAATGCCCGGCATCCCTGCTCCAGAGCCATCCGAACGTTGTCGTGCTGCTGGATGAAGGTGCTGCAAAATGGCTGAAATAAATATTGCAGCAGGCGAGCTGCTTTACGGCAAGGTGCTTACCCCGCAAGGGCTGATTGAAGCGGGTGTCATCGCCGTATCGGATGAAGCCATCCTCTATGCCGGTGAAGCCGCCTGGCTGCCGGAGGCTTATGCGCATTGGCCGTCCGCCGCAAAGGAGCAGGGCGGATATTTGATTCCCGGGTTTGTCGATGTGCATGTCCACGGCGGCAACGGACATGACTTCATGTACTGTGACAGCCAGTCGCTGGACAGCATCACCGGATTCCACGCCTCACAAGGAACAACCACCATGCTGGCCACTACGATGACGGCTGCCAAAGGAGATATTGACCGGGTCCTTGCAGAGGTGAATGCCTACCGCAGCCGTACGATGCGTTTTGCCCAATTGGCCGGCGTGCATCTGGAAGGCCCGTTTATCAGCCCGAAATGGCCGGGAGCCCAGAATCCGGGGCATATCGTTCCGGCCAATACGGGGTGGCTTATGGAATGGGAGCAGCGCTACCCCGGCTTGATCCGCCAGGTTACACTGGCACCTGAACGCGAAGGCGCGCTGGAGGCTATCACCTGGCTGCGCAAGCACGGCATTACGGCAGCGCTCGGTCATACCGATGCCACCTTCGAGGAGGTCATCGCCGCAGCCGATGCCGGTCTGAACCAGGCGGTGCATATGTTCAATGCCATGACTCCGCTGCATCACCGCAAGCCCGGGACTGCGGGTGCCGTGCTGTTTGATGAACGGATCCGCGCCGAAATTATTGCCGACGGCATTCATGTGCATCCGGCAGCGGTCCAGCTTGTTACCAGGCTCAAGAGCAGCAATCTGCTGCTCATTACCGATGCCATGTCTGCGGCCGGACTTCCTGACGGGGAATATGCAATCGGAGACCTGCCTGTCCTCGTCAAAGACGGAGTTGCAACACTGAAGGATAATCCTGAGGCGCTTGCCGGCAGTACACTGACCATGATCCGCGGCTTCCGGTACCTTGTCCGCGAAGTGGGGCTCAGTCTGGAGGAGGCTTCCCGTGCGGCGAGTATGACCCCCGCCCTTTCTCTTGGCCTGGATCGGAGCATCGGCTCTCTGGAAGCAGGCAAACGCGCCGATATTCTCCACCTGGATGATGAGCTTCAGCTGCGCGGAGTATGGATTTGCGGACGCCGGCTTGATAGGTAAGCCTGTATATAGAACAGCCATCCAATGCCGGAATCCCGGCAGGATGGCTGTTTTGCTGTACTGTCATATTTTCCGCTTGATGAAGGCACAATAGCCGGACAGCCTGTTATTGTCCGCTTCGCGTCGGGAAGATACGCTCCACCATGGTACGCAGTTCATTTGCAAACCCCCTGAGCGGATGTCCTGCCCGGAATTGTTCAGCATATACGTTGGCCCGTTCAACAAAATCGGGATTTGCTGACACGTAGACATTCGTAATGCTGCGGTTATTTTGCTTAACCAGGACTGCAATTTTGTCCTTTACCCCTCTGGATACATCCGTACCGCTGATGATATTGCTGCCGCTGCTGTCCGGAGTCGTGCTGCGCATGCCGATACTCCCCCTGCCCATGCTCTCATCGATATCACGTCTCATCCGGGTGCCGTCCACATAATTGCTTCCGGAGAAAATTCCGTTTCCGCCGTTACCGGCATAATGTTCCGGATTGGCCATTCCCGTGCCCCCTGTCGTTCCGGTTCCGGTCAGGCTTTTGGGAACACCAGCCATGGAGCCTCCTGTTCCGGTCATGCCCGGATTGGCATCAGCTGACCCGCGTCCCCCGTTCAATCCTGCTGCCGTATTGCCCGTATCTCCGGCAGCCGCGCTTCCGGTGCCGTTCATATTCCCGGTATCCATGCCCTGCATCGGCCTTCCGGAGCCGGTCATCCCGTCAGCGGTAAAATTTTCACCTCCCAGGCTTTTAGAACGAATGGAATTGTTATTGGCCTGTACTCCGCCCTGAGCGTGAACCAGCTGCACGGCCACATAAGCATTTTTGCCTACGAGCATGACATTGGCAGTACGCACCTCAGGCATGGCAGCAATCCGGTCCGCAAGCCCCTGGCTCATCTTCATGCTGCTAAAGTTATTATCCTGCGCGGAATTTACATGAATCCGGCCGCTCTCTTCGCCCCGGACATTTTTGGTTTCAACCTGATTGCCGTTTGGCGTACTGCTTGTACCGCAGCCGGCAATGCTGACCATGCCCAGCAGCAGCGCAGCGGAGACTGACATGCTGATCTTTGATCGCAACAATAGCTCCATCCTCCATCTCTATAAATGTAATGAGAGTGCATTGTAACAAATCTTAGGATTACCTTGGCCGGACCAGGCTATAACTGAAAGGATTTGGCACATCCCCTGAACATCGTCACATGCGGAGGAACATTCGCGTATTCTGTAAAAGACAATCATGCTGTGTGTTTGTGGCAGCATTTTCAGAGGACCCGGACACTGTTATTTCAGGATAATATCTCCGCAAAGTATATCAGGAGGGGTGAGCATGAAGGTTTTATTCACGTTTTATGTACCCAGTGGCGGGGTGGAGACGCTGAACAAGCTGCGGTGTGAAAGCCTGCAGCGCTCCGGAATCGAAAGTCATGCCCTGTATCTCATGCCGGGATCGGGAAACCTGAATACACCGGGTTTTCCGGTGTTTATCACTTCCCTGGATGAAGAGATCAAGGCACTGATAGATCGGGAACGTTATGATGCCATCATTGTTACATCGGATTACTTGATGCTGGAACGTCTGCGCAGATTGGGGTACGGCGGCATTCTGATCTATGAGTCCCAGGGGCTGGGCCAGCGCCGGGATGCGGAGAATCTGATTCTCGATGCCATTCCTTATTTGCGTGCCCATTGCAATGCTGTATTAATGCCGCCGACCTCCCATATGCTGGAGCTGTTTATAACCATCTGCCCCTGGCTTCACCGCTATGTCATCCCCAATATTGTAGATGTGAATTCCTTCCGGCTGATTCCCGGAGAGCCCCCGCGTGACCCGGTTATCGCCTGGGTGGGGCGTCTGGAGAGCAACAAAAACTGGAGCGAATATCTCAAAATCGCCGCCCGGCTCCGTCTCAGGAAACCTGATCTGCATCTGTGGATGTTCCACGATCCGGATCTTGCTGCAGAGGAGGAGAAGCTTAAATTTAACGATGAGCTGTACGCCCTCGGGCTGAATGACCGGCTGAACGTATTTACGAACATCCCCAACCATGTCATGCCGGTCTACTATTCTTCTATCGCGGGATCAGGCGGGTTTCTGCTGTCCTCCTCCATTACAGAGGGATTCGGATATGCGGTTGCCGAAGCGGTCTGCTGTACCTGTCCGGTACTCAGCACCGATTCAGACGGTGTCAAGTCGTTTATTGTCCATAATCTGTCCGGCAAATTCTATCCGCTTGGAGACGTGCAGGCAGCCGTTAACGAAGCCCTGGAGCTGATGGATAATATCCCGCTGCGCAACCTTATCCGTGAGCAGGGCAGGGAGCTGATGGTATCCCGGTTTGGTTCCGATAGCTATGCCCACTCCTTCCGCCAGATGATGAACTCTTTTTCTATATTCTGATCCCTCTCCGACTAAAAAACCTTCAAACCACGCTTATCCGTGGTTTGAAGGTTCTTTTTATAGGAACCGGGCAGATAAAGTTCAGCCCTGTCTGGACATAATATATAAAAGCTCATTCTGGAAAATTTCAGCGCTCCTGGCCCAGGTGTACCGCTGTGAATCATTTTCCCCCTTGCGGGCAAGATGCTCACGCTTTGCCTTATTGCGGATTAAGGTGATGATATCTTCTGCGAGGCGGTTCTCGAACCGGTAAGACATCAGACAGTTATGGCCATGCACACCATATTCCATATTACCTCCGGAATACAGTGTAACCAGTGCCGCTCCGCAGCGCATCGCTTCCAGCCCCGGCA
Coding sequences:
- a CDS encoding glycosyltransferase family 4 protein; translation: MKVLFTFYVPSGGVETLNKLRCESLQRSGIESHALYLMPGSGNLNTPGFPVFITSLDEEIKALIDRERYDAIIVTSDYLMLERLRRLGYGGILIYESQGLGQRRDAENLILDAIPYLRAHCNAVLMPPTSHMLELFITICPWLHRYVIPNIVDVNSFRLIPGEPPRDPVIAWVGRLESNKNWSEYLKIAARLRLRKPDLHLWMFHDPDLAAEEEKLKFNDELYALGLNDRLNVFTNIPNHVMPVYYSSIAGSGGFLLSSSITEGFGYAVAEAVCCTCPVLSTDSDGVKSFIVHNLSGKFYPLGDVQAAVNEALELMDNIPLRNLIREQGRELMVSRFGSDSYAHSFRQMMNSFSIF
- the nagA gene encoding N-acetylglucosamine-6-phosphate deacetylase, giving the protein MAEINIAAGELLYGKVLTPQGLIEAGVIAVSDEAILYAGEAAWLPEAYAHWPSAAKEQGGYLIPGFVDVHVHGGNGHDFMYCDSQSLDSITGFHASQGTTTMLATTMTAAKGDIDRVLAEVNAYRSRTMRFAQLAGVHLEGPFISPKWPGAQNPGHIVPANTGWLMEWEQRYPGLIRQVTLAPEREGALEAITWLRKHGITAALGHTDATFEEVIAAADAGLNQAVHMFNAMTPLHHRKPGTAGAVLFDERIRAEIIADGIHVHPAAVQLVTRLKSSNLLLITDAMSAAGLPDGEYAIGDLPVLVKDGVATLKDNPEALAGSTLTMIRGFRYLVREVGLSLEEASRAASMTPALSLGLDRSIGSLEAGKRADILHLDDELQLRGVWICGRRLDR
- a CDS encoding MurR/RpiR family transcriptional regulator; protein product: MSPILHALEHDKNKLSQMEQRLAERILASPADIIHMGITELAEQCGVSPATVTRFCKVLHFRGFPDFKVKLAAEIAHSDASPQDGGTSYQDIVAGNPLSVIVEAMQNNHLASIRDTTSLLDLEQLQAAVHLLCRARRVDLYGMATSSIVAQDFYQKLVRIGVNCTAFADSHMQITSASSLSKDDVAFAVSYSGETPETIDALSCAAASGAATISLTSYGSSSLASLADIPLFSSSLEQGMRRGDMASRIAQLHIIDILFTGMVSTRFGDFIPKLEQSYLNVQHYRHKRGGQS
- a CDS encoding YhcN/YlaJ family sporulation lipoprotein: MLRSKISMSVSAALLLGMVSIAGCGTSSTPNGNQVETKNVRGEESGRIHVNSAQDNNFSSMKMSQGLADRIAAMPEVRTANVMLVGKNAYVAVQLVHAQGGVQANNNSIRSKSLGGENFTADGMTGSGRPMQGMDTGNMNGTGSAAAGDTGNTAAGLNGGRGSADANPGMTGTGGSMAGVPKSLTGTGTTGGTGMANPEHYAGNGGNGIFSGSNYVDGTRMRRDIDESMGRGSIGMRSTTPDSSGSNIISGTDVSRGVKDKIAVLVKQNNRSITNVYVSANPDFVERANVYAEQFRAGHPLRGFANELRTMVERIFPTRSGQ
- a CDS encoding LacI family DNA-binding transcriptional regulator; this encodes MANIKEIARIAGVSVTTVSRVLNNHPYVSKDKRAAVLETIEQLNYTRNMNAVHLITGRTGAVAVVLPYINYFYFSIVMDGVAREALLSQYRLILCQTNYSTEAEIKVLEMLRNKEIDGVVIISTALQPEVIEEYTVYGPIVTCQDSGERGYSSVYIEHYAAFRHGLQYLLDKGYRKIGYCEGRQNGSSAVIRQSAFRDFHDENGLRFQDEWLVYDCITEESGAAVARSLLEMKERPEAFIITGDHVAAGLIIEARKHGLRIPGDLAVLSFDNQPIGRLLDITTIDNQLNEMGAEAFRIIHGQINNDCNSPVYRKLDYRIIERGTV
- the nagB gene encoding glucosamine-6-phosphate deaminase, whose translation is MNILKFRSEEDFAQTGANLIASLLQSNPKAVLGLATGSSPVGVYAKLVEMHRKGIVSFAKASSYNLDEYVGLPEDHPQSYRSFMNQHLFNHIDIDLARTHVPDGNAPDLEAECRAYDRMLDDNGPVDLQILGIGSNGHIGFNEPDASLSSGTHVVDLLEETREANARFFARLADVPRQAVTMGIGGILKARQIVLLVRGEEKAEAVKNALEGPITTQCPASLLQSHPNVVVLLDEGAAKWLK